The Pseudoalteromonas rubra region TGTTATTGGTGCTGGCCTGTATAAACTTCACCAATTTGGCCACCGCTACTTCTTTACGGCGCGCAAGAGAAGTAGGAATAAAAAAAGCACTCGGAGCGAGTCCAAACCAGCTGGCTTTGCACTATTTGATTGAATCCTTATTTATCACTCTATTTGCCCTTGGAGCGGCACTCGCTTTGACCGCGATGCTATTAGGCGCATTTAATCAACTGATGGGGTCGCAAATTGCACTCACCCTCTCCTTCAAACATATCCTCACGCTAATACTCACTTTATTATGCGTTACGCTTCTTGCGGGAGGCTATCCTGCTCTATTTCTTAGCCGCATGAACGCCGCTTTGGTACTCAAGGGAGTAATAGATGCAGGAAAAGGAGGAGTACTGTTTCGCCGCATTCTCATGGTCATACAATTTATCATTGCCATGTTACTGTTGATCGCCAGCACAGTGGTCAGTCATCAGATGCACTACCTGAGTACAATGGCACAAGGCTATGACAGAGAAAATGTCCTCATCATCAACCCTGGTGCTGCTGTCTATCAGGACTTCAAGCGTCAGGTGTCAAGATTTGCTGATGTTGCCTCCCTGAGCATGTCACATACTATCCCTACCAAAGCGACACGTACATCAGCGATTGTAAGAACGCAAGAAACGCCCGGTAATGAGATATGGGTTGGTAATAACCCGGTTAGCTATGACTATTTCAGGACGATGGGTATTACGCTTCTGAGCGGCCGGGTTTTTCAACGTCAGTTCCCCGGAGATCCCTACTTTGAGGATAACCAGAATACAGGGAATACCCGCGGAAACTTAATAATCAATGCAACGCTGGCAGCCAAGCTAGACGCTGATCCCAACGAAATCATAGGCCGCTTTTTGACACTCGGCAGTGCCAGCGAAGGGTTACATCGCCATCAGGTCATCGGCGTTGTCGAAGACACCCATCATGTAGACGCCAGCCAGCGTGTACCTCCTATGATATATGTTTTGTCAGAAAGTCCTGAAGACATGGCACTTCGGTGGATAGCAATCAGGCTGAAATCCGGATTCAATCAAGATGTGCTTCAACAGCTGGAACAGACTTGGCTCGCGTTAGACAGCAACAGAGCCTTTAAGTATGAGTGGTTGTCAGGCTTATTTGATGCGCAATATCATAATCAGACACAGCACCTGCAATTACTTGAGCTATTTACACTGATCGCACTGGTCATGTCTGTTGCTGGGTTATACGCAGTGGCTGCTTTTACCTTATCACAAAGCCTAAAGGAAATAGCTATACGGCAAATCATGGGCGCAAAAAACTGGCAAATTTATGCGTTGTTCCAATTACGTTTTGGCATTCTGGTACTGTTTGCAACGCTTGTCGCATTACCGATCGCGTTTATTTTACTCGGCGACTGGCTGAATCAGTATATCTATCGAATTGAATTACCTACGAGTGCCTTTGTTATGAGTTCACTTGCCTGTTTGGCAATGGCAGGGGTAACCGTCCAGGTGGTGGCTTTGAAAGCAGTGCGAAGTCGCCCTGTTGACACTTTAAAACGTGAATAGCTCGACTATAAAAAGAAGAAGCCCCTCAAAAGGGGCTTCTTAAAATAAAGTTACGCCAGTTTATCCGATGCAACTTTGTATTTTGGATCTTCTATCACATTCACTTCCACCAAATCTGCCGCTTTTGCCAATAACTGCTGGCAATCCTGACTCAGGTGACGCAAATGCAATTTCTTTCCGGCCTTAGTGTACTTTTCTGCAAGCGCATCAATGGCTTCAATTGCACTGTGGTCGGCAACTCGGCTATGTTTGAACTCAATGATCACATCAGCCGGATCATTTGCCACATCAAACAACTCAGCAAAATTCTTCACAGAGCCAAAGAATAATGGGCCATGTAACTCATACACTTTTGAGCCCTGCTCATCAATGTAATTGCTGGTATAGATGTGTTTAGCGTGCTCCCAGGCGAAAACCAGCGCTGAGACAATCACACCAACACAGACTGCGATAGCGAGGTCGGTCACCACTGTGACACCAGATACCAGGACAATTACAAACGCGTCGCTCTTTGGAATGCGCTTCATCAGGCGGAAGCTGGACCACTCAAAAGTACCCAGTACAACCATAAACATCACACCAACCAAAGCAGCCAGTGGGATCATTTCGATTAGGCTGGCAGCAAACAAGATAAAGGCAAGTAGTAATATGGCAGCGGTAATACCAGACAGACGGCTACGACCACCTGAATTAATGTTGATCATTGACTGACCAATCATTGCACAGCCACCCATTGCACCGAATACACCACAGGTCATGTTTGCAGCGCCCTGGCCAATACACTCTCTGTTCGAATGGCCACGTGTTTCAGTGATCTCGTCGATCAAGGTCAGGGTCAGTAATGATTCAATCAGACCAATCGCGGCAAGGATCAGTGCATATGGGAAAATAATCATGAAAGTTTCCCATGTCCACGGCACCTGAGGGATATGGAATTCAGGGAAGCCGCCTGCAATAGTAGCATTCACATTGCCACTCATATCTTTGAGGTAATCCAGAACGTTACGCGTATCCAGGTCGAGTCCAATCACCAAACCAGTAACCACCAGGATTGCTGCCAGGCTTGACGGTACCGCCGTTGTTAGTTTTGGTAGAAAGTGGATGATTGCCATCGTCAACGCTACCAGACCAGCCATGATATAAAGCTGCTGTCCTTGCATCCACTGTAATGTGCCAGTTCCATCCATCACCTTAAACTGGCCAAGCTGAGCCAGGAAAATCACGATGGCCAGGCCATTTACGAAGCCGAGCATCACCGGGTGCGGTACCATACGAATGAACTTACCAAGCTTAAATACGCCTGCGAGGATCTGTAAGACCCCCATCAGCAACACTGTCGCAAACAGGTATTCGACACCATGTTCAATCACCAGGCTCACCATAACGACGGCAAGCGCACCGGTTGCACCAGATATCATACCTGGACGACCACCAAAAATAGACGTGATCAAGCCCACGATGAACGCGGCGTATAAGCCGACTAATGGGTCGACATGTGCGACAAACGCAAATGCGACAGCTTCAGGTACCAACGCCAGAGCGACGGTCAATCCTGACAGTATGTCGTTCTTAGCAGAGCTGGGCGCTTTGCCTATTAGATTAAACATTTAAATCCCCAAGATTATTACTACGACAGAAAAGCGCTGGATCCTAGCAAAATCCAGCGCTTTTAACAAATGAGATACATTATAGTTGAGTTTCAGGTCTGATGTATGACAATCAGATTGGCAGGGCTGTGGTTCGCTTAACGCACGTCATTGTAACGTTTGAATGAACTTCCTGAACATATTCGAGGTTGAGCAGATTATCTCTGACAAATTGCTCATACCCTTCTATACCACGAGAAATAATGCGTAACATAAAGTCCATCGTGCCTGCCATCGTATAGCACTCAGTGACTTCGTCATAACTCATGATCAATTTTTCGAATTCTGCAAGGTTATTACGGCCATGGTTAGATAACTTAACATGAGCATAAACAAGCATATCAAAACCAAGCTGTTTCTCATCCAGCAATGCAACTTTTCCTTTGATATAACCATCTTGCTCGAGTTTGGCAATACGACGCCAACAAGGTGACTGGGACAGCCCTACTTTGTCGGCTATTTCTGCCGTAGATAAACTCGCATCTTGCTGTAACAGCGCTAGTATTTGACGATCAACCTGATTTAATGACATATTTTTCTTAATTTTTAATTAGTTAAATGAATACAGTGCCGATAGACTCAGTTATCAGCCAAACCGCCCGCTCATAAAAGGATTATGTCGCTGCTCATACCCAATCGACGTATCTTCACCATGGCCACTCATTACCCGAGTCGCCTCTGGTAAAGTGAATAGCTGAGTTTCGATAGAACGTTTTAGCAATGCCGCATCCCCCTTTGGAAAATCTGTTCTGCCGACTGAGCCCTTGAACAACACATCACCAACCAATACAGTTGCACTCTGTGGCTCATAAAACACGACATGACCCGGCGTATGTCCGGGACAGTGGCGCACTTCCAATTTCAGCTCGCCAAGTTCAACGCATTCGCCGTCTTCAAGCCAGCGTCTGGGAAAGAACGAGGCCTGCGGTGCAAAGCCAAACATCTGCGCTTGCATAGGTAATGCATCAAACCAAAACTTATCTTCGCGCTGTGGCCCGACAATATCAACCCCTAAAGCTTCGGATAACGCCTCACTGGCACCAACATGGTCAAGATGCCCATGCGTAAGCAAAATCATTTCAACTTTAAGGGTGCGTTCCTTTATAACAGACAATATTTTATCAACATCGCCCCCCGGGTCAACCACTGCGCACAGACCTGTGCCAGGACAACAAATAATCCGACAGTTCTGCATAAATGGTGTGACGGGTATGGTGATTACCTGCATTTATTTTTCCTTAAAGGACATGAGTATCGGATACTTCAGATAAGCCTGATCATAATATGGCGTACGCTGATATAGCCACTCCATTCTCGCTTTTGGATCTTTCGCAAAGGCTTTATCCTCGCTGATTTTTTTATCAAACGCCAGTGCCATTGCCGGATTGTCTTTTAACATTTTCCGGGCGAAAGGTTCAAGCGCATAATTTTCAACGTACTCAGTGCGCTGGAACACGCCAGGGAAATCCCCCCAGGCGAAAAACGAGTCAGGTGCTTGAGGGTGTAGCAAATGGGTTACCAGCTCTCCATTGGCTTGCTGAGTTGACACTCGATACCAGCCCGACAGGCTCAGGGATGTCGACACTGCCTGCTGCTCAAATTCGGCACTAACACGAAAACGCCCTTCAAATGGGGTGTCTGCAAATTGATATGAGGTTATCGCAAGCTGAACCAAATCATCAGCCAATACATCAGTATTCAGCTGCTCAACGGTAACCCCATGGAGTTTAAGCTTTTCCACAGTATTGGTATAAGCAGGCGGAATGTAAAACGCACTGGGCACTTTCACTTTAACCTTTACTTCTTTTTGCCAGTAAACGGGGAGTTGCTCATACAACATTGGCTCGCCAAGATATTTGGCTTCCATTTGACCTGATAACGCACTTTTGAAGCGTTTATAGGCAATACCTTTAAATGTTATCAGTGCTGGTTTTTCAGCATAGCTGCGTTCAACAACCAACTCATCCGGCACAAAATGTTTCTCTGTTTCAACCGCTTTAGCTAATGCCTGATGATGCTCAGACAATGCATCAATGACGCCATCAACAAATACATAAGTACCTAGTACTCGTTGTTTATAAGGTTTTAGAGAATGATTCTCTAACAATATGCTCGGCAGTGCCTTAATATCTGCCCAGCCATTTGAAAACCGCGGGCCAGCCACCCAGCCTGCGAGCCCTTTTTTAAAGTCTCGTTTATCCATTACAAACACCAGAGGGCCTGGCTCATGGCCTTGCTGGCGAAGTTTTTCGTCTATCATAGGCGTAAAATGCTGCTCCAGCACTTTAGCAACAGCGGGCGACTCACTGGCAAAGCTGGGGTTAAACCCATAGGTAATATCATATTGATAGTCAGCGCCATCCGTCACATGCAAGTCAAGATACATAGCGGGCTGGTATTGATTGATCACTTGCATAACAGCTCGCACACCTGGCGTGTCAAGCTTAGTGTAGTCACGATTGAGGTTCAGATTGAGCCCATTGGTGCGATAACCCATCGTCGCAGGGCCACGCTGATTTATGCGGTTATAGGCACTTCTTCTCTCGTGACCATCGACGTTCAGCACGGGAATAAACAGAATATTAACCTTGTTGAGCACATCACGCCGTTTGCCCGTCGCTATATCGCGTAAAAGCATAAACATAGCATCTTTGCCGTCTATTTCGCCCGCGTGGATCCCAGCCTGGACCAGCAATGTCGGTTTGTTGTTATTTTTCAACATAGCTGGACTGAACTGATTTACCTGAGACGCAATCAACATTTTAATATCGCGGCCTGCATTACTCTTCCCTATCGTAACCGCCTTAAACTGAGTTGGATTCGCCGCGACCAGGCGGTCGATAAATGCCATCGTTTTTGCATAGTCCGGACTTTCCAGACCCTTGCTCAGTTCAAAATCTGTGGTGAGTGGTCCCTGCTCCTGCATCAGGTCGACACTTTTTCCCTGCCAGTCTTGCAGCGGTGGTAAATGACTATTCAGATTTACTGTTGCACTTAGCAAAACAATGCCTAAATTCATAAACAATCTTTATTTTTATCTATCAATATAATGATTATATCAATATTTAAATTAACAACTTACAATGTGCGGTGATTCTACAAAAATTCACAGTTAATCGCGAGCTAACTTTTGGCACTGCGAAAAAACATGGATAAACACATGACAAAATCGATTTTAATCACAGGTTGCTCCACCGGCATTGGCCATTACTGCGCCAAAGCGCTTCATCACAGTGGGTTTCGAGTAGTGGCGTCGGTGCGCAATCCTGAACACTTGACGCGCTTTGAAGCTGATGGCATACCCTGCATCCTGTTGGATCTGGCGGATGAAGCGTCTATCAAAAAGGGGTTTGATGAGGCTGTTGCGCTGTGCGACGGAAAGCTCGATGCGCTGTTTAACAACGGCGCTTATGGTCAGCCCGGCGCGGTAGAAGACTTACCAACCGAGGTTTTACGCGCACAATTTGAAACCAATTTGTTCGGCTGGCATACCCTGACGCGCATGGCAGTTGCCCATATGAGAAACCATGGCGGCGACAGCCGAATCATTCAAAACTCATCCGTTCTGGGACTTGTCGCTTTGCCCTACCGCGGCGCCTACAATGCCAGTAAATTCGCGTTGGAAGGGCTTACAGATACACTCCGCATGGAGCTAAATGGGTCAAATATTCAGGTAAGCCTGATAGAGCCTGGCCCTGTCTTATCTGATTTTCGTCGTAATGCGCGCATTGCGTTTGAACAACATATTGAAATAAACAGCAGTGCACATAAAGCGGAATACGAAGCACAGTTAGCACGACTGAATGCGCAGTCTGCACCTCAAAAGTTTACCTTAGGGCCTGATGCAGTCTACGAAAAGCTCGTGCATGCACTGACAGCAAAACGTGCAAAGCCAAGGTATTACGTCACCTTCCCGACCTACTTAATGGGATATCTTAAGCGCTTGCTTAGCTCAACCTGGCTGGACAAAATTTTGCTCAAAAATAGATAGGATCAAAAAAAGGAGCCATAGGCTCCTTTTCTTTCAATCGCTTAACTTAATATGGAATTAAGCTGCAAGACCTTCTTTTGCTTTAGCAACAAGTGCTGCGAAAGCTACCTGGTCGTATACTGCGATATCAGCTAGGATCTTACGATCGATTTCAACAGATGACTTTTTAAGGCCATTGATGAAACGGCTGTAAGAAAGGCCGTTTTGACGTGCAGCAGCGTTGATACGTGCAATCCATAGTTGACGGAAAGTACGTTTCTTAGCGCGACGGTCACGGTAAGCGTATTGACCTGCTTTAGTTACTGCCTGGAAAGCTACGCGATAAACGCGTGAACGCGCTCCGTAGTAACCTTTAGCTTGCTTTAATACTTTTTTGTGACGTGCACGTGCGATAACACCGCGTTTAACTCTTGCCATTTCTGATATCCTCTATTAAGCGAATGGTAACATACGATTGATAAGACCCAGGTCATTCTTATGAACCATAGTCTTGTTACGTAGGTGAAGTTTACGCTTAGAAGATTTCTTAGTCAGAATGTGACGAAGATGCGACTGTTTACGCTTGAAACCGCCAGAAGCAGTCTTTTTGAAGCGCTTAGCAGCACCTCTGTGTGTCTTTAGTTTGTAAGACATTGCAATAACTCCAAATGATATTGCGTTAACGTTATGCAAGCAGGCGGATGATAAACATCACTTTGTTGGCCTGGTATGCACCCTAATTCCGGTGAAAGGCCACATGTGGCCTTTACTTAGGTACCGGTTAACTCAGGTGGCTGACGCACTTTAAACCTGAGTTAAATTCTGTCGATCGTTAAATCGGCGCGTATTATGCCTTGCTTAAGACTTTTTCGCAATAGGTGCCATCATCATAATCATTTGACGACCTTCAACCCGGTTCGGGAATGACTCTACCTGAGCCACTTCTTCCAGATCGGCTTTCAAACGATTAAGCATTTCAATGGCAATTTCCTGGTGAGCCATTTCACGGCCACGGAAACGAATGGTGATTTTCGCTTTGTCGCCCGCTTCAAGGAATTTGCGAAGGTTACGCAGTTTAACCTGATAATCGCCTTCGTCCGTGCCAGGACGGAATTTGATTTCTTTAACCTGGATCTGTTTTTGCTTTTTCTTTTGTTCTTTTTGTAGTTTTGCTTTTTCAAAAAGGAACTTACCATAGTCCATTACTTTACAGACTGGTGGCTCTGCATTTGGACTGATCTCAACCAGGTCCAGGCCGGCTTCTTCTGCAAGCGTTCTTGCTTCTCTAATAGAAACTACGCCCGCCTGCTCGCCTTCAGCGTCAATTAAGCGAACTTCTTTTGCTGATATTTCTTCATTGATACGATTTTTCTGAGCAGTAGTTTGCCCTTTTTTGCCGCCTCTAATGGTACGTTCCTCCAAAAAGTCAAAAATATATTGTGCGAAAAGCGATTTGAATTAAGTGATAAGCCTTTCGCACAGGTTTACTATAAATTAACGTCTGTCTTTAATCTCTTCGCTGATTTTAGCGATGAAATCATCTACAGAGAACTTGCCCAGGTCTTCACCTTTGCGCGTTCTTACCGCTACTTCTTGTTGTTCAACTTCTTTGTCACCGACAACAAGCAGATAAGGGATACGTTTTAAAGTATGCTCGCGGATTTTAAAGCCAATCTTTTCATTTCTCAAGTCAGCACAGGCTCTTATTCCCAGTTTATTCAGTTTTTGTACAACTTCGTGCACATAGTCTGCCTGTTTGTCGGTGATATTCATGATCACCACTTGCTTCGGCGCAAGCCAGGTCGGGAATAACCCTGCGTACTCTTCGGTTAAAATACCGATGAAACGCTCTATTGACCCTAACACGGCGCGGTGGATCATCACCGGCGTTTTACGTTCATTATTTTCCGCTACATAAGTCGCGCCTAAACGGCCCGGTAAAGCAAAGTCTAGCTGCACTGTGCCACATTGCCAAGCACGCTCAAGACAGTCATACAAAGTAAATTCGATCTTAGGGCCGTAGAATGCACCTTCGCCCGGCAAATAACCAAATTCGATATCATTTGCTTTTAGTGCATCAGCCAGTGCTTCTTCAGCCTTGTCCCACATTTCGTCATCACCGATACGTTTCTCAGGACGCGTTGAGAGCTTTACAACAATTTTCTCAAAGCCGAACGTCGAATAGGTATCATAGATCATATTGATACAGGCGGATACTTCATCCATTACCTGCTCTTCGGTACAGAAGACGTGCGCATCATCCTGAGTAAAACCACGCACACGCATCAGGCCGTGCAATGCACCTGATGGCTCGTTACGGTGACAACAGCCAAACTCTGCCATACGCAGCGGCAGATCACGGTATGACTTCAGACCTTGGTTGAAGATCTGAACATGGCCAGGACAGTTCATTGGCTTTATTGCATACTCACGCTTCTCAGACTCAGTGGTGAACATCGCATCCGAGTACTTGTCCCAGTGACCTGATTTTTCCCACAAGCCACGGTCCATCATCAGCGGACCTTTAACTTCTTCGTATGCATATTCACGTAGCTTTTCACGCACGAATTCTTCTAATTCACGATAGATGCTCCACCCATCGTTGTGCCAGAAGACCATGCCCGGCGCTTCTTCTTGCCAGTGCCACAAATCAAGCGCTTTACCAATTTTACGGTGATCGCGTTTCTCGGCTTCTTCAAGGCGTTTCAGGTAAGCTTTCAGCTGTTTCTTATCAGCCCACGCTGTGCCGTAGATACGCTGCAACATTTTATTTTCGGCATTACCACGCCAGTATGCGCCAGCCACCTTCATGATTTTGAAGTGGTGGCAGAATTTCATGTTTGGTACGTGTGGACCACGACACATATCAACATATTCTTCATGATGATACAGACCCGGACGATCATCTTTTTCAATGTTCTCATCCAGGATTTCCATCTTATAGGTCTCGCCACGCGCTTCAAACGCATCACGCGCTTCTTGCCAGCTTACTTTCTTTTTAACAACGTCGTAATTGGTTTTGGCTAGCTCAAGCATACGTTTTTCGATGGCATCGAGGTCTTCCTGGGTCAGCGAGTGCTCCATATCGATGTCATAATAAAAACCATTATCTATGGTCGGGCCGATCGCCATTTTCGCTTCAGGGAAAAGCTGTTTAACCGCATGGCCGATCAGGTGAGCACAAGAGTGACGAATGATCTCTAAGCCATCTTCATCTTTGGCTGTGATAATTTCTAATTGTGCATCCTGTTCAATCGGATCACAGGCATCAACACGCACACCGTCTACACGACCTGCAATGGTGGCCTTAGCCAAACCAGGGCCGATGTCTTGAGCGACTTCTAAAGTTGTAACCGGGTTTTCAAATATACGCTGACTGCCGTCAGGGAGAGTAATTACTGGCATGATAATTCCTACTTACAGTGGTGACACCTACAACGCATCACATGTACTAGTTTAAGTTAATTGTTTTAAATTTGATGCCCATCAACACTTTTACGAATAAGCATTGGCTGAACAGTGGTATACTGTCGGTGTCCGGGGACTTTCAAACGCAGCGCCCATTGTGAACGCTCACGTGACGAGTTGCAAGGAAAAGACTAAGATTAAGCAGGGATTTTGGCTAAAATGACGGGGAAAACCATGGCACAGAAACACTCATACAAGTTTGCATCTTTTAATTTGCTGAACTTTGCTGCGCCGCCCTATTCTTTTTACCAGCTGGAAGAATCGTATAACGACACTCAATGGCTGACCAAAACACAGTTCATTACGGGCCTGATCCAACATATGGACCCCAGCGTAATTGTGTTTCAGGAGGTATTTAGCCCCGAGACACTGGCCACCTTGTGTGAAGATCTGGGACTGCCTTATTTCGCAACCGTTGACACCCCAAAACCGGACTTGGTTTACCCAAATGTGCTGTTCAATCCCATTGTCGCCATTGCCAGCAAATTCCCGTTTAAGAGCTTTACCCCGTTGGAACCGTGCCCCGAATTACTGGAATACCTCAACAATCAGCATCAATTTAAGTTTAACCGGACCCCAATAAAATGTAGCTTCGAGCTGCCTGGCTTAGGCCTGACAACCGTTTATGCCGTACACTTTAAATCCCAGCGAGTTCACTCAATGGCCCACATGCTGGGCAACACTCCTCAGGAGGATCCTCTTCTGACTTTATTGCATCAAACGGTTGGCACCATGCAATCACAAATATCCCGCTCACTCGAAGCCTCTATTGTCTATTATGATGCACTGAAGACACAGCGCGAAAAAGGCGCCGCGACACTGGTGATGGGCGATTTTAACGATCACATTGCCAGTCCTGCGCTGTCTTTTATGACACAACAGTTCCCAACCAGCGCCATCCACCAGGACTTTAACAGCGTCGGGCTGTTCGACAGTTTTTGTCTGGCCGATAACCAACTCAGTTTCGGACAAAAACCCCCCACACATTATTATCAGGGAGTGGGCAATACGCTTGACTACATTCTCGCCTCCAAAGAATTCAATCCAAACCTTGAGCAGAGCAAGGTAAGGCGTCTCACGTATCATAACTACGCGTCGCACTTAGACCCCAAACGAGACGAAGAAGACATTCGCTATTCCGATCACGCGGCCATCGCCATCGAAATGATACTGCAATAAGTTCTCGGTCATGATGAGCTGTGATATGATCCTTACTTATAACGATTTATTTGACCAGTTAATGGGAAACCAACAATGAGAACACTCGGTGTAGAGATTACCGGCAGCGAGGCCCTGCTGTGCCTTCTGAGCAAAGAAGAAGACGTTTTTGATATTCGCGATATTCGCCAGACTCGCTTTACACTTGGCAATATTGGCCAGGACACAGAGGCAATGCGCAAATTCCACTTCGATTTTGCCAAACTGGTAGAAGATTACAAAATTGACTCTATAGCCATCCGCCAACGTGCCCACAAAGGTAAGTTTGCTGGCAGCGCAGCGGGCTTTAAAATGGAAGCCGCGCTCCAGCTTATTGACGGCACTGATGTGAAGTTATTGTCTTCTACGGAAGTGAAAGAACAGCTTAAACGTAACCCTGTGCCTGTTGACTTCGCCGATACTGGCCTGAAAAAGTATCAGGAACAAGCGTTTCACAACGCCTACGTATTCATTATGCGTAAAACTTACGGTCATGAAGACGCCGAGCCGGCAGAATAATTATTGGCCCGGCGAATGTGCCGGGCTTTTTCTTTGTATAACCAGCTAACACATTCTCCCCTTTCACTTTTTCTAATTGTCACTTGGTTTTAATACAGGTTCTGAGTTATAAAGTACGTTTGGTGTGTGCTTTTTATGAACAAGCTAGGTTTGCACACCCCATCGACTTGCAGGGTCATTTCGGCACTGTCATCATGCAGGAGGCACTATGCTTAAGTTGTTTGAACGATTCACCGTACCATTCCCGTCACGCCCGGCAACACAGCCACCCCAAGGATTACTGGCATTTTGCCGGTTTTACACGAAAGGAATGGAGTTG contains the following coding sequences:
- a CDS encoding endonuclease/exonuclease/phosphatase family protein, whose amino-acid sequence is MAQKHSYKFASFNLLNFAAPPYSFYQLEESYNDTQWLTKTQFITGLIQHMDPSVIVFQEVFSPETLATLCEDLGLPYFATVDTPKPDLVYPNVLFNPIVAIASKFPFKSFTPLEPCPELLEYLNNQHQFKFNRTPIKCSFELPGLGLTTVYAVHFKSQRVHSMAHMLGNTPQEDPLLTLLHQTVGTMQSQISRSLEASIVYYDALKTQREKGAATLVMGDFNDHIASPALSFMTQQFPTSAIHQDFNSVGLFDSFCLADNQLSFGQKPPTHYYQGVGNTLDYILASKEFNPNLEQSKVRRLTYHNYASHLDPKRDEEDIRYSDHAAIAIEMILQ
- the infC gene encoding translation initiation factor IF-3 translates to MEERTIRGGKKGQTTAQKNRINEEISAKEVRLIDAEGEQAGVVSIREARTLAEEAGLDLVEISPNAEPPVCKVMDYGKFLFEKAKLQKEQKKKQKQIQVKEIKFRPGTDEGDYQVKLRNLRKFLEAGDKAKITIRFRGREMAHQEIAIEMLNRLKADLEEVAQVESFPNRVEGRQMIMMMAPIAKKS
- the thrS gene encoding threonine--tRNA ligase, whose amino-acid sequence is MPVITLPDGSQRIFENPVTTLEVAQDIGPGLAKATIAGRVDGVRVDACDPIEQDAQLEIITAKDEDGLEIIRHSCAHLIGHAVKQLFPEAKMAIGPTIDNGFYYDIDMEHSLTQEDLDAIEKRMLELAKTNYDVVKKKVSWQEARDAFEARGETYKMEILDENIEKDDRPGLYHHEEYVDMCRGPHVPNMKFCHHFKIMKVAGAYWRGNAENKMLQRIYGTAWADKKQLKAYLKRLEEAEKRDHRKIGKALDLWHWQEEAPGMVFWHNDGWSIYRELEEFVREKLREYAYEEVKGPLMMDRGLWEKSGHWDKYSDAMFTTESEKREYAIKPMNCPGHVQIFNQGLKSYRDLPLRMAEFGCCHRNEPSGALHGLMRVRGFTQDDAHVFCTEEQVMDEVSACINMIYDTYSTFGFEKIVVKLSTRPEKRIGDDEMWDKAEEALADALKANDIEFGYLPGEGAFYGPKIEFTLYDCLERAWQCGTVQLDFALPGRLGATYVAENNERKTPVMIHRAVLGSIERFIGILTEEYAGLFPTWLAPKQVVIMNITDKQADYVHEVVQKLNKLGIRACADLRNEKIGFKIREHTLKRIPYLLVVGDKEVEQQEVAVRTRKGEDLGKFSVDDFIAKISEEIKDRR
- a CDS encoding DUF3010 family protein — encoded protein: MRTLGVEITGSEALLCLLSKEEDVFDIRDIRQTRFTLGNIGQDTEAMRKFHFDFAKLVEDYKIDSIAIRQRAHKGKFAGSAAGFKMEAALQLIDGTDVKLLSSTEVKEQLKRNPVPVDFADTGLKKYQEQAFHNAYVFIMRKTYGHEDAEPAE